In Gossypium arboreum isolate Shixiya-1 chromosome 6, ASM2569848v2, whole genome shotgun sequence, the following are encoded in one genomic region:
- the LOC108481124 gene encoding uncharacterized protein LOC108481124 → MGNCLRHQKKSSWVVDNDDDDDWEAMVSAHGKGGDNGGGISITEEKRLLGGGGKRGDVQNTSREVKITISRKELEQLVKKVELQGLTLEQFLSGVVNGGADLYEVEEQPPRPWKPVLQSIPE, encoded by the coding sequence ATGGGGAATTGTTTGAGGCACCAAAAAAAGTCATCTTGGGTCGttgataatgatgatgatgatgattgggAAGCTATGGTGTCAGCTCACGGAAAAGGAGGAGATAACGGTGGTGGGATTAGCATTACGGAGGAGAAGAGGTTGCTTGGTGGCGGTGGCAAGCGAGGAGACGTGCAAAATACTAGCAGAGAAGTGAAGATAACCATTTCTAGAAAGGAGCTGGAGCAATTGGTAAAGAAGGTGGAACTTCAAGGTTTGACTCTAGAACAATTCTTGTCCGGGGTGGTTAACGGTGGCGCTGATTTATATGAGGTGGAGGAGCAGCCGCCTCGGCCATGGAAACCGGTGCTGCAAAGCATCCCCGAATGA
- the LOC108482645 gene encoding cytochrome P450 77A4-like: MEFLDLSIIVLALIFLRLWWRYWSTTGGGPKNLPPGPPGWPLVGNLIQIILQRQHFIFIVRGLRKRYGPIFSMQMGQRTMVIVTDSRLIHEALVQRGPTFASRPPDSPIRLVFSVGKRAINSAEYGPLWRTLRKNFVTEVITPTRVKQCGWIRKWAIENHMKRIESDAMETGVVEVMNNCRLTICSILICLCFGAKISEQRIKEIESVLKDVMLITSPQLPDFLPVLTPLFHRQMKKAKALRKKQLECLVPLIKARRAFVEKGENPNQEMVSPLGAAYIDSLFGLEPDKTRGPLGEEEYVTLCSEVISAGTDTSATTVEWAMLHLVMNQDIQDKLYHEIVECVGKNGDIKEEDVENMAYLESVVKETFRRHPPSHFLLSHAAIKDTELGGYTIPAGVHVEFYTAWITEDPDIWSDPGEFQPDRFLRGDGVGVDVTGTRSVKMLPFGAGRRICPAWNLGVLHIKLSLAKMVQAFKWLPVLDSPPDMTETYAFTVVMKNPLKAVILPR, from the coding sequence ATGGAATTTTTAGACCTTTCCATCATTGTTTTGGCCCTTATCTTCCTCCGTCTATGGTGGCGCTACTGGTCAACCACCGGTGGTGGACCTAAGAACCTCCCTCCAGGGCCACCTGGTTGGCCACTTGTCGGAAACCTAATTCAAATCATCCTCCAACGTCAACACTTCATATTTATAGTACGTGGTTTACGTAAAAGGTATGGTCCCATTTTCAGCATGCAAATGGGGCAACGCACCATGGTGATTGTGACCGACTCAAGGCTTATCCATGAAGCCCTAGTTCAAAGAGGACCCACTTTTGCTTCCAGACCGCCGGACTCGCCGATCCGGCTTGTGTTTAGTGTCGGAAAACGGGCTATCAACTCGGCTGAGTACGGACCTTTATGGCGAACCCTAAGGAAGAACTTCGTCACCGAGGTAATAACCCCTACGAGAGTGAAACAATGCGGTTGGATCCGTAAATGGGCGATTGAAAACCACATGAAGCGAATTGAAAGCGATGCAATGGAGACTGGTGTCGTTGAGGTAATGAACAACTGCCGACTCACTATATGTAGTATATTAATCTGTTTATGTTTCGGAGCAAAGATCTCCGAACAACGGATTAAGGAAATTGAAAGCGTATTAAAAGATGTAATGCTAATAACATCGCCGCAGCTACCGGATTTCTTGCCGGTTTTAACACCGTTGTTTCATCGGCAAATGAAAAAAGCTAAGGCATTAAGGAAGAAGCAATTGGAATGTTTGGTCCCATTGATAAAAGCAAGGAGAGCTTTTGTGGAGAAAGGTGAAAACCCTAACCAAGAAATGGTGAGTCCACTCGGTGCAGCCTATATAGACTCGTTGTTCGGACTCGAACCTGATAAAACCCGAGGTCCATTGGGTGAAGAAGAGTACGTGACGCTATGTTCCGAAGTGATTAGTGCCGGTACGGACACGTCAGCGACGACGGTAGAATGGGCAATGCTTCACTTGGTGATGAATCAAGATATCCAAGATAAATTGTACCATGAAATTGTTGAATGTGTGGGCAAAAATGGGGATATCAAAGAAGAAGATGTCGAAAATATGGCGTATCTTGAATCCGTCGTTAAAGAAACTTTTCGACGACACCCTCCGAGCCATTTCCTTTTATCTCATGCAGCTATAAAGGACACTGAGCTTGGTGGCTATACAATTCCGGCAGGGGTTCATGTTGAGTTCTACACTGCATGGATTACCGAGGATCCGGATATATGGTCAGATCCGGGGGAGTTTCAGCCCGATAGGTTTTTGCGAGGTGACGGGGTTGGTGTCGATGTGACGGGGACTCGTTCGGTGAAGATGTTGCCGTTTGGGGCCGGGCGACGGATTTGCCCCGCTTGGAACCTAGGTGTTTTGCACATAAAGTTGTCGCTTGCAAAGATGGTACAAGCTTTTAAATGGCTGCCGGTGCTGGATTCTCCGCCCGACATGACGGAGACTTATGCTTTCACTGTTGTGATGAAGAACCCTCTCAAGGCTGTCATCTTGCCTCGGTAA
- the LOC108482095 gene encoding uncharacterized protein LOC108482095 isoform X2 yields MVCEKCQKKLSKVIVPDKWKEGASNTTESGGLKVNENKLLSKKHRWTPYGNTKCIICKQQVHQDAKGHFMLCRRMRDVR; encoded by the exons ATGGTGTGCGAGAAGT GTCAGAAGAAGCTATCAAAGGTGATAGTGCCAGATAAGTGGAAGGAAGGCGCCAGCAACACCACCGAAAGCGGTGGCCTGAAAGTCAACGAGAATAAACTCCTATCGAAAAAGCACAG ATGGACACCTTATGGAAATACAAAGTGCATCATTTGCAAGCAGCAAGTGCATCAAGATGCCAA GGGGCATTTCATGTTGTGCAGGCGTATGCGCGAT
- the LOC108480915 gene encoding uncharacterized protein LOC108480915: protein MEETEKEIESMKAASEEVSRQFKTLIDANDLDSLKHLQLLILGRLQDSNAVLSHFNEYSEHCFAEVSSDFSRNTRMLKSMKSDLDYIFQKLRSMKAKIMATYPDAFPDESTKEVFDQRPDLEVPQ from the exons ATGGAGGAAACGGAGAAAGAAATTGAATCGATGAAAGCAGCTTCGGAAGAGGTGTCTCGTCAGTTCAAAACCCTAATCGATGCCAATGATTTGGACTCTCTTAAGCATTTGCAGCTCCTTAT CTTGGGAAGGCTACAAGACAGCAACGCGGTCTTATCTCATTTTAATGAGTACTCAGAACATTGCTTTGCTGAGGTTTCTAGTGACTTTTCAAGGAATACTCGCATGTTAAAGTCTATGAAGTCAGACCTTGATTATATCTTTCAAAAGCTTAG GAGCATGAAGGCAAAAATTATGGCTACCTATCCAGATGCATTCCCAGATGAATCAACTAAGGAGGTATTTGACCAAAGACCGGACCTAGAAGTGCCTCAATAG
- the LOC108481120 gene encoding probable F-box protein At4g22030, which yields MASLQASNFVVSSSSSSKQIRAAISLPKLPSVRFSAPKLRQPTIQSEQLNSKDGLINTIPIQNNVHSTPLVQESSSISMATFQLYAILEAIADRVEMHNNIGEQRDNWNTLLLNSINMITLTAATMAGVAGATGVGAGVSVTGLNLASSVMFSAATGMLVLMNKIQPSQLVEEQRNATRLFKQLQSQIKTLLAVGSPCQDDVNDAMEKVLALDKAYPLPLLGVMLDKFPASLEPAVWWPTKQSPNSNKALNNNNGWTKELEMEMREVVEVIKRKDSEDYERLGNKALNMNKVLATSGPLLTGIAALGSAFMVSSNSPWAATVAAVAGALASAVNTFEHGGQVGMVFEMYRNNAGFFKLMQESIKSTLDECDVEKRENGELFEMKVALQLGRSLSELRDVAKKSSYSRIEGSPMDEFASKLF from the coding sequence atggcttcTTTACAAGCTTCTAATTTTGTCGTCTCATCGTCTTcttcttcaaagcaaatacgtgCTGCTATATCCCTCCCAAAGCTtccatcggtaagattttcagccCCTAAATTACGACAACCCACAATACAGTCCGAGCAATTGAATAGTAAAGATGGGCTCATCAACACAATCCCAATCCAAAACAATGTCCATAGCACACCATTGGTTCAAGAAAGCTCATCTATTTCAATGGCTACCTTTCAACTTTATGCCATCTTAGAGGCTATAGCTGACAGAGTGGAAATGCATAACAACATTGGGGAACAACGAGATAACTGGAACACCCTTCTACTCAACTCCATCAATATGATTACCCTCACCGCCGCAACCATGGCAGGTGTTGCCGGCGCAACTGGCGTTGGCGCTGGGGTTTCTGTTACGGGTTTGAATTTGGCATCCAGTGTGATGTTCTCAGCAGCCACTGGGATGTTGGTATTGATGAATAAGATTCAACCCTCACAGCTTGTGGAGGAGCAACGTAATGCTACCAGATTGTTTAAGCAGCTTCAATCCCAAATCAAAACCCTACTTGCTGTTGGTTCTCCATGCCAAGATGACGTGAATGATGCCATGGAGAAAGTGTTGGCACTTGACAAAGCTTACCCTCTTCCTTTGCTCGGTGTTATGCTTGACAAATTCCCTGCAAGTTTAGAGCCTGCTGTTTGGTGGCCTACAAAACAGTCGCCAAACTCAAACAAAGCATTGAACAACAACAATGGGTGGACCAAGGAATtggaaatggaaatgagagaAGTGGTTGAAGTAATAAAGAGAAAAGACAGTGAAGATTACGAGAGATTAGGCAACAAGGCTTTGAACATGAACAAAGTTTTAGCTACATCAGGGCCATTGCTAACTGGAATAGCAGCTCTAGGATCGGCTTTCATGGTTTCTTCCAACAGTCCTTGGGCGGCAACAGTGGCGGCTGTCGCAGGAGCTTTAGCTTCAGCTGTGAACACCTTCGAGCACGGTGGCCAAGTTGGTATGGTGTTCGAGATGTACAGGAACAACGCTGGGTTTTTTAAGCTTATGCAAGAATCGATTAAATCAACGTTGGATGAATGTGATGTGGAGAAAAGAGAAAATGGGGAGTTGTTTGAAATGAAAGTGGCATTGCAATTGGGAAGAAGCTTATCAGAACTGAGAGATGTAGCCAAAAAATCAAGCTATTCTCGTATAGAAGGAAGCCCCATGGATGAATTTGCAAGCAAGCTCTTTTGA
- the LOC108481119 gene encoding probable F-box protein At4g22030, whose translation MASLQASNFLLSSSSSSNQIHAAISIPKLPSVRFSVPKLRQPTIQSEELNRKDGLINTIPIQNDVHSTPLVQQTSSVSMATFQLYAVLEAIADRVEMHKNIGEQRDNWNTLLLNSINMITLTAATMAGVAAATGVGVGVSVMGLKLASSVMFSAATGMLVLMNKIQPSQLVEEQRNATRLFKQLQSQIKTLLVVGSPCQDDVNDAMEKVLALDKAYPLPLLGVMLDKFPASLEPAVWWPTKQSPNSNKALKNNNGWTKELEMEMREVVEVIKRKDSEDYERLGNKALNMNKVLATSGPLLTGIAALGSAFMVSSNSPWAATVAVVAGALASAVNTFEHGGQVGMVFEMYRNNAGFFKHMQESIESTLDECDVEKRENGELFEMKVALQLGRSLSELRDVAKKSSYSRIEGSPMDEFASKLF comes from the coding sequence atggcttCGTTACAAGCTTCTAATTTTCTCCtctcatcatcttcttcttcaaacCAAATCCATGCCGCTATATCCATCCCAAAGCTcccatcggtaagattttcagtaCCTAAATTACGACAACCCACTATACAGTCTGAGGAATTGAATAGAAAAGATGGGCTCATCAACACAATCCCAATCCAAAACGATGTCCATAGCACACCTCTGGTTCAACAAACCTCATCTGTTTCAATGGCTACCTTTCAACTCTATGCCGTCTTAGAGGCCATAGCTGACAGAGTGGAGATGCATAAAAACATTGGGGAACAACGAGATAACTGGAACACCCTTCTACTCAACTCCATCAACATGATTACCCTCACTGCCGCTACCATGGCAGGTGTTGCCGCCGCAACTGGTGTTGGCGTTGGGGTTTCTGTTATGGGTTTGAAGTTGGCATCCAGTGTGATGTTCTCAGCAGCCACTGGGATGTTGGTATTGATGAATAAGATTCAACCCTCACAGCTTGTGGAAGAGCAACGTAATGCTACCAGATTGTTTAAGCAGCTGCAATCCCAAATCAAAACCCTACTTGTTGTTGGTTCTCCATGCCAAGATGACGTGAATGATGCCATGGAGAAAGTGTTGGCACTTGACAAAGCTTACCCTCTTCCTTTGCTTGGTGTTATGCTTGACAAATTCCCTGCAAGTTTAGAGCCTGCTGTTTGGTGGCCTACAAAACAGTCTCCAAACTCAAACAAAGCATTGAAGAACAACAATGGGTGGACCAAGGAATtggaaatggaaatgagagaAGTGGTTGAAGTAATAAAGAGAAAAGACAGTGAAGATTACGAGAGATTAGGCAACAAGGCTTTGAACATGAACAAAGTTTTAGCTACATCAGGGCCATTGCTAACTGGAATAGCAGCTCTAGGATCAGCTTTCATGGTTTCTTCCAACAGCCCTTGGGCGGCAACAGTAGCGGTTGTTGCAGGAGCTTTAGCTTCAGCTGTGAACACCTTCGAGCACGGTGGCCAAGTTGGTATGGTGTTCGAGATGTACAGGAACAACGCTGGGTTCTTTAAGCATATGCAAGAATCGATTGAATCAACGTTGGATGAATGTGATGTGGAGAAAAGAGAAAATGGGGAGTTGTTTGAAATGAAAGTGGCATTGCAACTGGGAAGAAGCTTATCAGAACTGAGAGATGTAGCCAAAAAATCAAGCTATTCTCGTATAGAAGGAAGCCCCATGGATGAATTTGCAAGCAAGCTCTTTTGA
- the LOC108481122 gene encoding glycine-rich cell wall structural protein 2-like, whose protein sequence is MAAMDAKLWYLGLVFLSIAGSLSLVVGGGDVGYNGDNGDDNRCLYRRWRSCGSFFGGGGGGGGGGGGGGGGGDASSNGIGYGEGHGVGGGVGGSAGGGGFGGGGGGGSGSGYGRFGEGFGHGSGFGFGAGASIGGEGGGGGGGGGGGGVSKGSSGGYGHGNGYGAGIGGASGSGSDGISSGGGGGGGGGSGGGSGGGSGHGNGFGAGFGIAGIEGGGGGGGGGEGNGGGGGNGGEGYGHGEGMGMGMGMGGGSNVEKGHGGGKGNMGFGMGMGMGMGIGVGFGTGTSGVKDTNTEHGHP, encoded by the coding sequence ATGGCAGCAATGGATGCTAAATTGTGGTATCTGGGTCTTGTTTTTTTAAGTATTGCTGGTTCTTTAAGTCTTGTTGTTGGAGGAGGTGATGTTGGGTATAATGGTGATAATGGGGATGATAATCGTTGTTTATATAGAAGATGGCGAAGTTGTGGTAGTTTCTTTGGTGGTGGAGGTGGAGGAGGAGGAGGTGGTGGGGGTGGAGGTGGAGGAGGTGATGCTTCAAGTAATGGTATTGGATATGGAGAGGGGCATGGTGTAGGAGGAGGTGTAGGGGGTAGTGCTGGTGGGGGTGGTTTTGGAGGAGGTGGTGGAGGTGGAAGTGGAAGTGGTTATGGTAGGTTTGGTGAAGGGTTTGGTCATGGTAGTGGTTTTGGTTTTGGTGCAGGAGCAAGCATAGGAGGAGAAGGAGGTGGCGGTGGAGGCGGAGGAGGTGGTGGTGGTGTTAGTAAAGGTTCTAGTGGAGGTTATGGCCATGGTAATGGTTATGGTGCAGGTATTGGTGGTGCAAGTGGAAGTGGAAGTGATGGGATATCAAGTGGTGGCGGCGGAGGAGGGGGAGGTGGTAGTGGGGGTGGTTCTGGTGGAGGCTCAGGTCATGGTAATGGTTTTGGTGCAGGTTTTGGGATAGCTGGCATTGAAGGAGGAGgaggaggtggtggtggtggtgaagGCAATGGTGGAGGTGGTGGAAATGGAGGAGAAGGATATGGACATGGGGAAGGCATGGGAATGGGAATGGGAATGGGAGGGGGTTCAAATGTTGAGAAAGGACATGGTGGTGGCAAAGGTAACATGGGATTTGGTATGGGAATGGGAATGGGAATGGGCATTGGGGTTGGTTTTGGAACAGGAACAAGTGGAGTTAAAGACACAAATACTGAACATGGTCATCCTTAG
- the LOC108483696 gene encoding transcription factor CPC-like — translation MGDFDGHGSRNGCTSHDLKLKDETKVKFSEDEEMLIARMFNLVGQRWSLIAGRIPGRTAEEIEKYWRSKHNSPSENDT, via the exons ATGGGAGACTTTGATGGTCATGGTTCGAGAAATGGGTGTACCAGTCATGACTTGAAACTCAAAG ATGAGACGAAAGTGAAATTCTCTGAGGATGAAGAGATGCTTATCGCAAGAATGTTTAATTTAGTTGGACAAAG GTGGTCTTTGATTGCTGGGAGAATCCCTGGAAGGACAGCGGAGGAGATCGAGAAGTACTGGCGATCGAAACACAACTCGCCGTCGGAAAATGATACATAA
- the LOC108481123 gene encoding calcium-dependent protein kinase 33-like, translated as MGCCSSKNRLTGCSSYKSGKHSIPVQDQKVVVVSQTQVPQAKQRHHNNHPQPPLANKTSQVKVQGTVLGKPLEDIRQYYTLGNELGRGQFGVIYLCTENSTGHTYACKSILKRKLTNLQDKEDIKKEVQIMQHLSGQPNIVEFKGAYEDKDCVNIVMELCAGGELFDRIIAQGHYSERAAAAICRQVVNVVQNFHFMGVMHRDLKPENFLLSSKDEDAMLKATDFGLSVFIEQGKQHRDIVGSAYYIAPEVLRRSYGKEIDIWSAGVILYILLCGVPPFWAETEKGIFDAILEGELDFENDPWPSISESAKDLVRKMLTMDPNERLTAAQVLEHPWLREGGEASDKPIDSAVLSRLKQFRAMNQLKKLALKVIAENLSEEEIQGLKAMFKNIDTDESGSITYEELKEGLARLGSKLTEAEVKQLMEAADVDGNGTIDYIEFISATMHRYRLERDEDLYKAFQYFDKDNSGFITMDELEAAMKDYRMGDEASIKQIISEVDTDNDGKINYDEFCAMMRGGAPQTAKLF; from the exons ATGGGCTGTTGTAGCAGCAAAAATAGATTAACAGGATGCAGCAGTTATAAATCAGGCAAACATTCGATACCAGTTCAAGACCAAAAAGTTGTTGTCGTGTCACAAACACAGGTTCCGCAAGCAAAGCAGCGCCACCACAACAACCACCCACAACCACCATTAGCCAACAAAACAAGCCAAGTGAAAGTACAAGGCACAGTGTTAGGGAAACCATTGGAAGACATTAGACAATATTACACACTTGGTAATGAACTTGGTAGAGGTCAGTTTGGGGTTATTTATTTATGTACTGAGAATTCAACAGGTCATACATATGCTTGTAAATCAATATTGAAAAGGAAATTGACAAACTTACAAGACAAAGAAGACATAAAAAAAGAAGTACAGATTATGCAACATTTGTCTGGTCAACCAAACATTGTTGAGTTCAAAGGTGCTTATGAAGACAAAGATTGTGTTAATATTGTAATGGAACTTTGTGCTGGTGGTGAGCTTTTCGATAGAATTATAGCTCAAGGTCATTATTCTGAAAGAGCTGCAGCTGCTATTTGTAGACAAGTGGTGAATGTGGTTCAAAATTTCCATTTTATGGGAGTTATGCATCGCGATCTTAAGCCCGAAAACTTCTTGCTTTCGAGCAAAGACGAGGATGCTATGTTGAAAGCAACCGATTTCGGTTTGTCTGTCTTTATCGAGCAAG GGAAGCAACATCGGGATATTGTAGGTAGTGCTTATTACATAGCACCCGAAGTTCTTCGGCGTAGTTACGGGAAAGAGATCGATATATGGAGTGCTGGTGTTATCTTGTATATTCTACTCTGTGGTGTTCCTCCGTTTTGGGCTG AAACTGAGAAAGGTATATTTGATGCTATTCTTGAGGGTGAACTTGATTTCGAAAACGATCCATGGCCTTCGATTTCCGAAAGTGCCAAAGATTTAGTGAGGAAGATGTTGACAATGGACCCGAATGAACGGCTTACGGCTGCGCAAGTTCTCG AACATCCTTGGCTGAGAGAAGGTGGAGAGGCATCGGACAAGCCGATAGATTCTGCTGTTCTATCGAGATTGAAGCAATTCAGAGCAATGAATCAGCTTAAAAAGCTTGCATTGAAG GTCATTGCAGAAAATTTGTCCGAAGAAGAGATTCAAGGTCTTAAAGCAATGTTCAAAAACATTGACACGGATGAGAGTGGCTCAATCACTTACGAGGAACTAAAAGAAGGTTTGGCTCGTCTCGGATCGAAGCTCACTGAAGCTGAAGTCAAGCAATTAATGGAAGCT GCTGATGTGGATGGAAACGGAACCATAGACTATATCGAGTTTATCTCAGCTACAATGCATAGGTACAGACTCGAAAGAGACGAAGACCTGTACAAAGCGTTCCAGTATTTTGATAAAGATAACAGTGG GTTCATTACGATGGACGAACTCGAGGCTGCTATGAAGGATTACAGAATGGGTGATGAAGCTAGCATCAAGCAAATAATCTCCGAGGTGGATACCGATAAC GACGGAAAGATCAACTACGACGAGTTTTGCGCTATGATGAGGGGTGGAGCACCACAAACCGCAAAGCTTTTTTAG
- the LOC108483695 gene encoding lactoylglutathione lyase GLX1, whose product MAQGSAAVPSTELLEWPKKDNRRLLHAVYRVGDLDRTIKFYTECFGMKLLRKRDIPEEKYSNAFLGFGPEESHFVMELTYNYGVTSYDIGTGFGHFAIATADVYKMVEDIRAKGGNITREPGPVKGGSTVIAFVKDPDGYVFELIQRDSILDPLCQVMLRVGDLDRAVKFYEKALGMKLVKKVDRPEYKYSIAMMGYAEEHETTVLELTYNYGVTEYTKGNAYAQVAISTDDVYKSGEVVEHVIQELGGQVTRKPGPIPGLNTKITSFLDPDGWKTVLVDNEDFLKELGN is encoded by the exons ATGGCTCAAGGCTCAGCTGCAGTTCCCAGTACTGAGTTATTAGAATGGCCGAAGAAAGACAACCGCCGCCTCCTTCATGCTGTCTACCGTGTCGGTGACCTCGACCGTACTATCAA ATTTTACACCGAATGTTTTGGGATGAAGCTGTTAAGAAAAAGAGACATTCCTGAAGAGAAATATTCCAATGCCTTTCTTGGATTTGGACCAGAAGAATCTCATTTCGTCATGGAGTTAACTTATA ATTATGGAGTAACTTCGTATGATATCGGAACCGGTTTCGGGCATTTTGCGATTGCGACAGCCGAT GTGTACAAAATGGTCGAGGACATTCGTGCGAAAGGCGGTAATATTACTAGAGAGCCTGGTCCGGTTAAAGGCGGATCGACGGTCATTGCTTTTGTTAAAGATCCTGATggttatgtttttgagctcattCAAAGAGATTCCATTCTTGATCCACTCTGTCAAGTAATGCTTCGTGTCGGGGATTTGGATCGCGCTGTCAAATTCTACGAAAAG GCACTCGGGATGAAGCTAGTGAAGAAGGTTGATAGGCCTGAATACAAG TACTCCATTGCCATGATGGGGTACGCGGAAGAACACGAGACTACCGTTCTCGAGTTGACTTACAATTACGGAGTGACTGAATATACCAAGGGAAATGCATATGCACAG GTTGCTATTAGTACCGATGATGTTTACAAAAGTGGTGAGGTTGTGGAACATGTTATACAAGAACTCGGGGGACAAGTTACTCGGAAACCAGGGCCAATACCTGGACTCAACACTAAAATCACCTCTTTCCTAGACCCCGATGGTTGGAAAACC GTCCTGGTCGACAACGAAGACTTTCTGAAGGAACTCGGTAATTGA
- the LOC108480992 gene encoding uncharacterized protein LOC108480992: MAFAFAPLRFLTLSPRPIIIISKTLNFPPFPSPNFNPNPKTMSWSCAKCTFLNSPSQTAACKVCLSPPSPSPSSPSKWACKACTFLNLYNKSNCEICGTRSCLSSFDDLKVTNFNDEADSSVGSVFLPLKPCNKRKIREPNLGNEDCIELGGFRGIKASNKAFQIEGSNSGSIKASLKILSYNVWFREDLEVHKRMKAIGDLIQLHSPDIICFQEVTPMIYDIFRGSNWWKGYRCSISDDTASLRAYFCIQLSKFPVKSFRREPFDNSIMGRELCMTEVELSGGETTLVVATTHLESPCPAPPKWDQMYSKERVEQAKVAINILENKPNVIFGGDMNWDDKLDGQFPLTDGWIDAWNELRPAEDGWTYDTKSNQMLSANRTLRKRLDRFLCKLNGFKVCAVEMIGVEPIPGLSYTKEKNVRKEKKLLELPVLPSDHYGLLLTISSQ; encoded by the exons atgGCGTTCGCATTTGCACCACTTCGATTCTTAACATTGAGCCCTAGACCCATCATCATAATCTCAAAAACCCTTAATTTCCCCCCTTTTCCATCCCCAAATTTCAACCCCAATCCAAAAACCATGTCTTGGTCTTGCGCCAAATGCACTTTCCTCAACTCCCCATCCCAAACCGCCGCTTGCAAAGTCTGTCTCTCACCTCCGTCACCGTCACCGTCTTCGCCGTCTAAATGGGCTTGTAAAGCTTGCACTTTTTTGAACCTTTACAACAAATCCAACTGTGAAATCTGTGGTACAAGGTCTTGTCTTTCCAGTTTCGATGATTTGAAAGTTACTAACTTTAACGATGAAGCCGATTCCTCTGTTGGGTCTGTTTTCTTGCCTTTGAAGCCTTGTAATAAAAGGAAGATCAGGGAACCAAATCTGGGTAATGAAGATTGTATCGAATTGGGTGGTTTTCGTGGCATTAAAGCCTCCAATAAAGCTTTTCAAATAGAGG GTAGTAATTCAGGATCCATTAAAGCTTCATTGAAGATATTGAGCTACAATGTTTGGTTTAGGGAAGATTTAGAGGTTCACAAGAGGATGAAAGCTATTGGTGACCTTATTCAACTTCATTCCCCTGATATCATTTGTTTTCAAGAGGTTACTCCGATGATTTATGACATTTTTCGTGGGTCTAACTGGTGGAAAGGGTACCGGTGCTCTATCTCAGACGACACGGCGAGTTTGAGAGCTTACTTTTGTATACAG TTAAGCAAATTCCCTGTGAAATCCTTTCGTCGTGAACCTTTTGATAATTCGATAATGGGGCGAGAACTTTGCATGACTGAGGTTGAACTTTCTGGGGGTGAAACAACGCTTGTTGTTGCTACTACCCATCTCGAGAGTCCGTGTCCTGCTCCGCCGAAATGGGATCAAATGTATAGTAAGGAACGTGTAGAACAAGCGAAAGTAGCGATCAATATTCTCGAGAATAAGCCGAATGTTATTTTTGGTGGTGATATGAATTGGGATGACAAATTAGATGGTCAGTTTCCTTTAACTGATGGATGGATTGATGCTTGGAACGAGTTAAGGCCTGCTGAAGATGGATGGACGTATGATACCAAATCAAACCAGATGTTATCGGCAAATCGTACATTACGAAAACGACTAGATCGCTTTCTATGCAAGCTGAATGGTTTTAAAGTCTGTGCAGTCGAGATGATCGGGGTAGAGCCAATACCGGGTTTATCATATACCAAGGAGAAGAATGTGAGGAAAGAGAAGAAGTTATTGGAACTTCCTGTTTTGCCAAGTGATCATTATGGCTTGCTTTTAACAATCTCAAGTCAGTAA